One genomic segment of Mycolicibacterium psychrotolerans includes these proteins:
- a CDS encoding acyl-CoA dehydrogenase, giving the protein MGHYKSNVRDIEFTLFETLALEKVLATGEFGDLDGESVHQMLQEAAKLAEGPLSEAFAETDRQPPSFDPATHVVSIPEPFKKTFRAWRDGEWSRVGMVEDIGGVPVPAMVEWAVNEFALGAQPAVFLYSAGPKMADILYAIGNERQRHWASLMIERDWGATMVLTEPDAGSDVGSGRTKAVEQPDGTWHIDGVKRFITNGDGDDLFENIIHVVLARPEGAGPGTKGLSLFIVPKYHFDPETGELGERNGVYVTGLEHKMGLKASATCELTFGQHGTPAVGWLVDDTHNGIAQMFKVIEYARMMVGTKAIATLSTGYLNALEYAKSRVQGADMTQMTDKAAPRVTIIHHPDVRRALLTQKAYAEGLRALYLYTAAHQDPAVAAVVSGADAEMADRVNDLLLPVVKGVGSERAYQCLTESLQTLGGSGFLQDYPIEQYIRDAKIDSLYEGTTAIQAQDFFFRKIARDQGGALMHVVTQIRAFLDDGSARPELADGRALLSTAVADVQAMVAAMTKYLIDSQQNPSELYRVGMESVAFLLAVGDLLLGWLLLHQAEIALTALDGEVSERDRDFYTGKVATALFFAKNMLPGLTSRRAILEAVDLTAMEVPESAF; this is encoded by the coding sequence ATGGGCCACTACAAGAGCAACGTCCGCGACATCGAGTTCACCCTGTTCGAGACGCTGGCACTCGAGAAGGTGCTCGCCACCGGCGAATTCGGCGACCTCGACGGCGAGTCCGTCCATCAGATGCTGCAGGAGGCGGCCAAGCTGGCCGAGGGCCCGCTGTCCGAGGCCTTCGCCGAGACCGACCGCCAACCGCCCAGCTTCGACCCCGCCACGCACGTCGTCAGCATCCCCGAACCGTTCAAGAAGACGTTCCGGGCCTGGCGTGACGGCGAGTGGTCGCGCGTCGGCATGGTGGAGGACATCGGCGGCGTTCCGGTCCCGGCGATGGTCGAGTGGGCGGTCAACGAGTTCGCCCTCGGCGCCCAGCCAGCGGTGTTCCTGTACTCGGCCGGCCCCAAGATGGCCGACATCCTCTATGCGATCGGCAATGAGCGTCAACGGCATTGGGCGTCGCTGATGATCGAGCGGGACTGGGGCGCGACGATGGTGCTCACCGAACCCGACGCCGGCTCCGACGTCGGATCGGGCCGCACCAAGGCCGTCGAACAGCCCGACGGCACCTGGCACATCGACGGCGTCAAACGGTTCATCACCAACGGCGACGGCGACGACCTGTTCGAGAACATCATCCACGTGGTGCTGGCCCGGCCCGAGGGCGCCGGACCCGGCACCAAGGGCCTGAGCCTGTTCATCGTGCCCAAGTACCATTTCGACCCCGAGACCGGCGAGCTCGGCGAACGCAACGGCGTCTACGTCACCGGGCTCGAGCACAAGATGGGCCTCAAGGCGTCGGCGACGTGTGAGCTGACGTTCGGGCAGCACGGCACCCCGGCCGTCGGCTGGCTGGTCGACGACACCCACAACGGCATCGCGCAGATGTTCAAGGTGATCGAGTACGCGCGAATGATGGTGGGCACCAAGGCGATCGCGACGCTGTCCACGGGGTACCTCAACGCGCTCGAGTACGCCAAGAGCCGCGTGCAGGGTGCCGACATGACCCAGATGACCGACAAGGCCGCACCGCGGGTGACGATCATCCATCATCCCGACGTGCGCCGGGCGCTGCTCACCCAGAAGGCCTACGCCGAGGGGCTGCGCGCGCTGTACCTGTACACCGCCGCCCACCAGGACCCGGCGGTCGCCGCGGTGGTGTCCGGCGCCGACGCCGAGATGGCCGACCGCGTCAACGACCTGCTGCTGCCGGTGGTCAAGGGCGTGGGCTCCGAGCGCGCCTACCAGTGCCTGACCGAGTCGCTGCAGACGCTCGGCGGATCGGGCTTCCTGCAGGACTACCCGATCGAGCAGTACATCCGCGACGCCAAGATCGACTCGCTCTACGAGGGCACCACCGCGATCCAGGCGCAGGACTTCTTCTTCCGCAAGATCGCGCGGGACCAGGGCGGGGCACTGATGCACGTGGTCACGCAGATCCGGGCGTTCCTCGACGACGGCTCGGCTCGTCCCGAACTCGCCGACGGCCGGGCTCTGCTGTCCACCGCGGTCGCCGACGTGCAGGCGATGGTGGCGGCGATGACGAAGTACCTGATCGACTCGCAGCAGAATCCGAGCGAGCTCTACCGGGTGGGTATGGAGTCGGTGGCGTTCCTCCTGGCGGTCGGCGACCTGCTGCTCGGGTGGCTGCTGCTTCATCAGGCCGAGATCGCGCTGACCGCGCTCGACGGCGAGGTGAGTGAGCGTGACCGCGACTTCTACACCGGCAAGGTGGCCACCGCGTTGTTCTTCGCCAAGAACATGCTGCCCGGGCTGACCTCGCGGCGGGCGATCCTCGAGGCGGTCGACCTGACCGCCATGGAGGTGCCCGAGTCGGCGTTCTAG
- a CDS encoding dihydrofolate reductase family protein, with product MACVYYTAASLDGYVADEHASLEWLVTRDIDAEGPFAIDPFLASVGALVMGADTYEWILAHHPGEWMYSQPSWVMTHRPQIVAAGHPVQTFAGEATELFPTLRDAAGDRHVWVVGGGKVAGQFVRAGLVDEMIVSYAPCTLGAGSPVLPVRSEWKLVATARNADFVCAHWRKA from the coding sequence ATGGCCTGCGTCTACTACACCGCCGCCAGCCTCGACGGCTACGTCGCCGACGAGCACGCGAGCCTGGAGTGGCTGGTCACCCGCGACATCGACGCCGAAGGACCGTTCGCCATCGACCCGTTCCTGGCTTCGGTCGGCGCGCTGGTGATGGGGGCCGACACCTACGAGTGGATCCTGGCCCACCACCCCGGCGAGTGGATGTACTCCCAGCCGTCGTGGGTGATGACGCACCGCCCGCAGATCGTGGCCGCGGGCCACCCTGTGCAGACGTTCGCCGGTGAGGCGACGGAGCTGTTCCCGACGCTGCGCGACGCGGCCGGGGACCGCCACGTCTGGGTGGTCGGCGGCGGGAAGGTGGCCGGGCAGTTCGTCCGTGCCGGCCTTGTCGACGAAATGATCGTGTCCTACGCGCCGTGCACGCTAGGGGCGGGCTCCCCGGTGCTGCCGGTGCGCTCGGAGTGGAAACTGGTCGCCACGGCCCGCAACGCCGACTTCGTCTGCGCGCACTGGCGTAAAGCCTGA
- a CDS encoding helix-turn-helix domain-containing protein produces the protein MTDPSGRDRLRELLDAVTDAGNGDVGAMARSSHASEFHFSREVRRLTGESPAALRRRIMLERAAWRLQRGEPVSAVAAGEGWSSAEVFSRAFRRTYGHPPSEAAAVHFRLPAPNGLHFHPPQSLWLDSRRSTAPAPDVTVLMIDHDLDDTGQLLTRAVELTPQQWTAPIRPGQTVLDWDGPEPSVGAVLGAIVWTKQVWLATIAGEDFPARTSTCPDLIDAEALAAFHDEIGKRWRTTIADYTAAGRLGDTVIDALCEPPESFPLYGIVAHVLTYSAHRRELTRAMLAEHGVDTGRGDPLDWMRGT, from the coding sequence GTGACGGACCCATCGGGGCGCGATCGGCTGCGCGAACTCCTCGACGCGGTGACGGACGCGGGCAACGGCGACGTCGGTGCGATGGCGCGCAGCAGCCACGCCTCGGAATTCCACTTCTCCCGGGAGGTGCGCCGGCTCACCGGAGAATCCCCTGCGGCGCTGCGGCGTCGCATCATGCTCGAACGGGCGGCGTGGCGGCTCCAGCGCGGCGAACCGGTGTCGGCCGTCGCCGCCGGGGAGGGCTGGTCCTCGGCGGAGGTGTTCTCCCGCGCCTTCCGCCGCACCTACGGACATCCGCCGTCGGAGGCCGCCGCCGTGCACTTCCGGCTGCCCGCGCCCAACGGGCTGCACTTTCACCCCCCGCAGTCGCTGTGGCTGGACAGTCGCCGCAGTACCGCCCCGGCGCCCGACGTGACGGTGCTGATGATCGACCACGACCTCGACGACACCGGCCAACTCCTGACCCGGGCGGTCGAGCTAACCCCGCAGCAGTGGACGGCCCCGATCCGCCCCGGCCAGACGGTGCTCGACTGGGACGGGCCCGAACCCAGCGTCGGGGCGGTGCTCGGCGCGATCGTGTGGACCAAGCAGGTCTGGCTGGCCACGATCGCCGGGGAGGACTTCCCGGCGCGCACCTCCACCTGCCCGGATCTGATCGACGCCGAGGCCCTGGCGGCGTTCCACGACGAGATCGGAAAGCGTTGGCGCACAACGATCGCCGACTACACGGCGGCCGGCCGGCTCGGCGACACCGTCATCGACGCCCTCTGCGAACCGCCGGAGTCGTTCCCGCTGTACGGGATCGTCGCGCACGTTCTGACCTACTCCGCGCACCGGCGCGAACTCACCCGCGCGATGCTCGCCGAACACGGCGTCGACACCGGCCGCGGCGACCCACTGGACTGGATGAGAGGGACCTGA
- a CDS encoding SDR family oxidoreductase has protein sequence MTTDHITALVTGANRGLGRRFAEQLLERGATVYAAARRPETIDLPGAIPLQLDITDPDSVRRAAETAGDVTVLINNAGVSTRAGLLDGSIDDIRLEMETHYFGTLSVIRAFAPVIERNGGGSILNVLSVLSWAHVPTSGAYAAAKAAGWALTDAVRTELAPRGIHVAALHVGYMDTDMVSYIPADQKTDPAVVAALALDGLFAGQPEILGDELTRTVKAHLSDAPQ, from the coding sequence ATGACCACCGACCACATCACCGCACTCGTCACCGGCGCCAACCGCGGGCTCGGCCGCCGGTTCGCCGAGCAGCTGCTCGAGCGCGGCGCCACCGTGTACGCCGCCGCGCGCCGCCCCGAGACCATCGACCTCCCCGGGGCGATCCCCCTGCAGCTCGACATCACCGATCCCGACTCGGTGCGCCGCGCCGCCGAGACCGCGGGCGACGTGACGGTCCTGATCAACAATGCCGGCGTCTCCACCCGCGCCGGACTGCTCGACGGGTCCATCGACGACATCCGCCTCGAGATGGAGACGCACTACTTCGGCACCCTGTCCGTGATCCGCGCGTTCGCGCCCGTCATCGAGCGCAACGGCGGCGGCTCGATCCTCAACGTGCTGTCCGTGCTGTCCTGGGCGCACGTCCCGACCAGCGGCGCCTACGCCGCCGCGAAGGCCGCCGGTTGGGCGCTCACCGACGCCGTCCGCACCGAGCTGGCCCCGCGCGGCATCCACGTCGCGGCTCTGCACGTCGGCTACATGGACACCGACATGGTCAGCTACATCCCGGCCGACCAGAAGACCGACCCGGCCGTGGTGGCGGCCCTGGCCCTCGATGGCCTGTTCGCCGGTCAGCCGGAGATCCTCGGCGACGAACTGACCCGCACCGTCAAGGCGCACCTGTCCGACGCCCCGCAGTGA
- a CDS encoding 1-acyl-sn-glycerol-3-phosphate acyltransferase encodes MSSTDITPSEITKWDPALTERVMGLLRPFLKGYHRAEVRGLDTFPVGGALVVANHSGGLLPMDVPVFASGFYEEFGYDRPVYTLSHDLLMVGPTGAFLKKTGFIPANHHNADEALRSGGVVVVFPGGDYDVYRPTLSANKIDFGGRTGYIKAALNAGVPIVPTVGIGGQESQLFLSRGTDVAKALGPIARAARTKILPISFGFPFGLSVVLPVNLPLPTKITMQALPPIDIVAEFGENPDIDEVDAHVRHVMQRALDDLAAERRLPVLG; translated from the coding sequence GTGAGCTCGACCGACATCACGCCGTCCGAGATCACCAAGTGGGATCCCGCACTCACCGAACGGGTGATGGGGCTGCTGCGACCGTTTCTGAAGGGCTATCACCGCGCCGAGGTCCGCGGCCTGGACACCTTCCCGGTCGGCGGCGCGCTGGTGGTGGCCAACCACTCCGGCGGACTGTTGCCGATGGACGTGCCGGTGTTCGCCAGCGGCTTCTACGAGGAGTTCGGCTACGACCGGCCGGTGTACACGCTCAGCCACGACCTGCTGATGGTCGGCCCGACCGGCGCGTTCCTGAAGAAGACCGGCTTCATCCCCGCCAACCATCACAACGCGGACGAGGCACTGCGCTCCGGCGGGGTCGTGGTGGTGTTCCCCGGCGGTGACTATGACGTCTACCGGCCGACACTGTCGGCGAACAAGATCGACTTCGGCGGCCGCACCGGCTACATCAAGGCCGCGCTGAACGCCGGGGTGCCGATCGTGCCGACGGTCGGGATCGGCGGCCAGGAGAGCCAGTTGTTCCTGAGCCGCGGCACCGATGTGGCCAAGGCGCTCGGCCCGATCGCGCGGGCGGCCCGCACCAAGATCCTGCCTATCTCGTTCGGCTTCCCGTTCGGCCTGTCGGTCGTGCTGCCGGTCAACCTGCCGCTGCCCACCAAGATCACCATGCAGGCGCTGCCGCCGATCGACATCGTCGCCGAGTTCGGGGAGAACCCCGACATCGACGAGGTCGACGCGCACGTCCGGCACGTGATGCAGCGCGCACTGGACGACCTCGCCGCGGAGCGCCGGTTGCCGGTGCTGGGCTGA
- the fadD12 gene encoding acyl-CoA ligase FadD12 — protein sequence MGIADPITGTLGLLSTLARAGVIAPMRPDKYLRIAGAMQRERMAVTSGFAAAAQRCGDRAGLIDEIGILTWRQIDRRADALGAALQALPGGQPDVVALMARNHRGFVDTLIAANRIGADVLLLNTSFAGPALAEVVAREGEGRSLVLIYDEEFGDTVDRALQGRPETPRIVAWTDTDDHDLTVEQLIDAHAGQEPRRAAARSRTILLTSGTTGTPKGATHSGGDPSALKAILDRTPWRAEQPVVVVAPMFHAWGFSQLVFAASMACTVITRRKFDPEATLDLVDRHRATGLCVVPVMFDRIMELPDEVLDRYSGRSLRFAAASGSRMRPDVVIRFMDRFGDVIYNNYNATEAGMIATATPRDLRAAPDTAGRPAEGTELRILDGDFHEVPTGRTGAIYVRNKTQFDGYTSGATKDFHEGFMSSGDVGYLDEEGRLFVVGRDDEMIVSGGENVYPIEVENTLTAHPDVAEAAVLGADDEKYGQRLVAFVVLRPGAAATPDTLKQHVRDNLANYKVPRQITVLDELPRSITGKISRKELQDRIDHD from the coding sequence ATGGGCATCGCCGACCCGATCACCGGCACCCTCGGGCTGCTCTCGACGCTGGCGCGAGCGGGGGTCATCGCGCCGATGCGCCCCGACAAGTACCTCCGCATCGCCGGGGCGATGCAGCGCGAACGCATGGCCGTCACGTCGGGATTCGCCGCCGCCGCCCAGCGCTGCGGTGACCGCGCCGGACTGATCGACGAGATCGGCATCCTGACCTGGCGGCAGATCGACCGCCGTGCCGACGCGCTGGGCGCCGCCCTGCAGGCACTGCCCGGCGGTCAGCCCGACGTCGTGGCCCTGATGGCGCGCAACCATCGCGGGTTCGTCGACACGCTGATCGCCGCCAACCGGATCGGCGCCGACGTGCTGCTGCTCAACACGTCGTTCGCCGGCCCAGCGCTGGCCGAGGTGGTCGCGCGCGAAGGCGAGGGCCGCTCCCTCGTGCTGATCTACGACGAGGAGTTCGGCGACACCGTCGACCGCGCGCTGCAGGGTCGGCCCGAGACGCCGCGCATCGTCGCGTGGACCGACACCGACGACCACGACCTCACCGTCGAGCAGCTGATCGACGCCCACGCCGGGCAGGAGCCGCGACGGGCCGCCGCACGCAGCCGAACGATCCTGCTGACCTCGGGCACCACCGGAACCCCGAAGGGCGCCACCCACTCCGGCGGCGACCCGAGCGCGCTCAAGGCAATCCTCGACCGGACCCCGTGGCGGGCCGAACAACCGGTCGTCGTCGTGGCGCCGATGTTCCACGCATGGGGGTTCTCGCAGCTGGTGTTCGCGGCCTCGATGGCGTGCACCGTGATCACCCGCCGCAAGTTCGATCCCGAGGCGACGCTGGATCTGGTGGACCGGCACCGCGCCACCGGGCTGTGCGTCGTGCCGGTGATGTTCGACCGGATCATGGAGCTGCCCGACGAGGTGCTGGACCGCTACAGCGGACGGTCGCTGCGGTTCGCGGCGGCGTCCGGGTCACGGATGCGCCCCGACGTCGTCATCCGGTTCATGGACCGATTCGGCGACGTCATCTACAACAACTACAACGCCACCGAGGCAGGCATGATCGCCACCGCGACGCCGCGCGATCTGCGCGCCGCACCCGACACCGCGGGCCGGCCGGCCGAGGGGACCGAGCTCCGGATCCTCGACGGGGATTTCCACGAGGTGCCGACCGGCCGGACCGGTGCGATCTACGTGCGGAACAAGACCCAGTTCGACGGCTACACCTCCGGTGCCACCAAGGACTTCCACGAGGGCTTCATGTCCTCGGGCGACGTGGGGTATCTCGACGAGGAGGGTCGACTGTTCGTGGTCGGCCGCGACGACGAGATGATCGTCTCGGGCGGGGAGAACGTCTACCCGATCGAGGTGGAGAACACGCTGACCGCGCATCCGGACGTGGCGGAGGCCGCGGTGCTCGGCGCCGATGACGAGAAGTACGGTCAACGCCTGGTGGCGTTCGTGGTTTTGCGCCCCGGCGCCGCGGCTACTCCGGACACGCTGAAGCAGCACGTACGAGACAACCTGGCCAATTACAAAGTCCCCCGCCAGATCACGGTCCTCGACGAACTGCCCCGCAGCATCACCGGCAAGATCTCCCGTAAGGAATTGCAGGACCGCATCGACCATGATTGA
- a CDS encoding alpha/beta hydrolase, whose translation MIERRPVLRAVAELLNAANGVRPLAREGYPTIPVFAFGWPTSEMSGLYMAGSMADAVRRGLRGDFRGTRGRIALLLTAVAWALLWLIHRRNVASQPHFEDPLREALGENYQAIAEKAKSNRRRVFGVPPNDMIRRRYVEKAGTVQYGPHGGANRADIWRRTDLPRDGKAPVLLQVPGGAWSIGMRRPQAYPLLSHLADHGWVCVSIDYRVSPRNTWPDHIIDVKRALAWIKENIADYGGDPDFVAISGGSAGGHLSALAALTHDDPLFQPGFEDADTSVVAAVPIYGRYDWVTVHGNGRREFIAFLQKFVVKQPFRSNRALYLDASPVHRLRADAPPFFVLHGRDDSIIPVPEGREFAEALGEVSTSPVVYAEIPHAQHAFDFYYGSPRAHYTAQAVEEFLSWVQATRQEAPREQTG comes from the coding sequence ATGATTGAGCGCCGACCCGTGCTGCGCGCCGTCGCCGAACTGCTCAACGCCGCCAACGGCGTCCGGCCACTGGCCCGCGAGGGTTACCCCACCATTCCCGTCTTCGCCTTCGGCTGGCCGACCTCGGAGATGTCCGGGCTGTACATGGCCGGCTCGATGGCCGACGCCGTGCGCCGCGGTCTGCGCGGTGACTTCCGGGGTACCCGCGGACGAATCGCTTTGCTGCTCACCGCCGTTGCGTGGGCGCTGCTGTGGCTGATCCACCGCCGCAACGTCGCGTCGCAGCCGCACTTCGAGGACCCGCTACGCGAGGCACTGGGCGAGAACTACCAGGCGATCGCCGAGAAGGCGAAGTCCAACCGGCGCCGGGTGTTCGGGGTGCCGCCCAACGACATGATCCGGCGCCGCTACGTCGAGAAGGCCGGCACCGTGCAGTACGGACCGCACGGCGGGGCCAACCGCGCCGACATCTGGCGGCGCACCGACCTGCCGCGCGACGGCAAAGCGCCGGTGCTGCTGCAGGTTCCGGGCGGCGCGTGGTCGATCGGCATGCGCAGGCCGCAGGCCTATCCGCTGCTCAGCCATCTGGCCGACCACGGCTGGGTGTGCGTGTCGATCGACTACCGGGTCAGCCCGCGCAACACGTGGCCCGACCACATCATCGACGTCAAGCGGGCGCTGGCGTGGATCAAGGAGAACATCGCCGACTACGGCGGAGACCCGGACTTCGTCGCGATCTCCGGCGGATCGGCAGGCGGCCACCTGTCGGCGCTGGCGGCGCTCACCCACGACGATCCGCTGTTCCAGCCCGGGTTCGAGGACGCCGACACGTCGGTGGTGGCCGCGGTGCCGATCTACGGCCGCTACGACTGGGTCACGGTGCACGGCAACGGCCGTCGCGAGTTCATCGCGTTCCTGCAGAAGTTCGTCGTCAAGCAGCCGTTCCGGTCCAACCGAGCCCTCTACCTCGACGCCTCACCAGTCCACCGGCTACGCGCCGACGCGCCGCCGTTCTTCGTCCTGCACGGCCGCGACGACTCGATCATCCCGGTACCCGAGGGTCGCGAGTTCGCCGAGGCGCTGGGCGAGGTGTCGACGTCGCCGGTGGTGTACGCCGAGATCCCGCACGCCCAGCACGCCTTCGACTTCTACTACGGCTCGCCGCGGGCGCACTACACCGCGCAAGCTGTCGAGGAGTTCCTGTCGTGGGTGCAGGCCACCCGCCAGGAGGCGCCCCGCGAGCAGACCGGCTAG
- a CDS encoding WS/DGAT/MGAT family O-acyltransferase yields the protein MKRLRGWDAVLLYSETPNVHMHTLKLAVIDLEGLGGATFGVEELRKVLHSRLYKLDPFRYELIDIPFKFHHPMWRENAEVDLEYHVRPYRVDAPGGRRQLDEAVGRLASTPLDRSRPLWEMYLIEGLAGGRIAVLGKIHHALADGVASANLLARGMDLQEGPQIDRDSYATDPAPSRGELVRTAFTDHLRQIARFPSVVRYTAAGVRRVRQSPHKLSPELTRPFTPPPSFMNHMLDATRRFATATLALDDVKQTGKHLGVTINDMVLSISAGALRNLLLQYDGHADHPLLASVPVSFDFSPDRISGNYFTGVLVSLPVEIEDPLERVRAAHDSAAAGKESNTLLGPELVSQWSAYFPPAPAEAMFRWLSTKDGQNKVMNLPISNVPGPRERARVGGALVTEIYSVGPLTAGSGLNITVWSYADQLNISVLADGKTLDDPHELTDAMVEAFVEIRRAAGLSEELTVVETAMAP from the coding sequence GTGAAGAGGCTTCGCGGGTGGGACGCTGTTCTTCTCTACAGCGAGACGCCCAACGTCCACATGCACACGCTGAAGCTGGCGGTGATCGACCTCGAAGGGCTGGGCGGGGCGACGTTCGGCGTCGAGGAATTGCGCAAGGTCCTGCACAGCAGGCTCTACAAGCTGGACCCGTTCCGCTACGAGCTGATCGACATCCCGTTCAAGTTCCACCATCCGATGTGGCGGGAGAACGCGGAGGTCGACCTCGAGTACCACGTGCGGCCCTACCGCGTCGACGCCCCGGGTGGCCGCCGTCAGCTCGACGAGGCGGTCGGCCGGCTGGCGAGCACCCCGCTGGACCGTAGCCGCCCGCTGTGGGAGATGTATCTGATCGAGGGCCTCGCGGGCGGGCGCATCGCCGTGCTGGGCAAGATCCATCACGCGCTGGCCGACGGGGTCGCCTCGGCGAATCTGCTTGCCCGCGGCATGGATCTGCAGGAGGGCCCGCAGATCGACCGTGACTCCTACGCCACCGACCCGGCCCCGTCGCGGGGCGAACTCGTGCGCACCGCGTTCACCGATCACCTGCGCCAGATCGCGCGGTTCCCGTCGGTGGTGCGCTACACCGCGGCCGGCGTGCGCCGGGTCCGGCAGAGCCCGCACAAACTCTCGCCCGAACTGACCCGTCCGTTCACGCCGCCGCCCTCGTTCATGAACCACATGCTCGACGCCACCCGCCGGTTCGCCACCGCGACGCTGGCGCTCGACGACGTCAAGCAGACCGGCAAGCATCTCGGCGTCACGATCAACGACATGGTGCTGTCGATCTCGGCGGGTGCGCTCCGAAATTTGTTGCTGCAGTACGACGGTCACGCCGACCATCCACTGCTCGCGTCGGTGCCGGTCAGCTTCGACTTCTCACCGGACCGGATCTCGGGCAACTACTTCACCGGGGTGCTGGTCAGCCTGCCCGTCGAAATCGAGGATCCGTTGGAGCGGGTGCGCGCCGCGCACGACTCGGCGGCCGCGGGCAAGGAGAGCAACACCCTGCTCGGCCCGGAGCTGGTCAGCCAGTGGTCGGCGTACTTCCCGCCGGCCCCCGCCGAGGCGATGTTCCGGTGGTTGTCCACCAAGGACGGCCAGAACAAGGTGATGAACCTGCCGATCTCCAACGTGCCCGGTCCGCGCGAGCGCGCCCGGGTCGGCGGCGCACTGGTGACCGAGATCTACTCGGTCGGACCGCTCACCGCGGGCAGCGGACTGAACATCACGGTCTGGAGCTACGCCGACCAGCTCAACATCTCGGTGCTCGCCGACGGCAAGACGCTGGACGACCCGCACGAGCTGACGGATGCGATGGTCGAGGCTTTCGTCGAGATCCGCCGCGCCGCAGGGCTTTCCGAAGAGCTGACGGTCGTCGAAACCGCGATGGCGCCCTAG
- a CDS encoding alpha/beta hydrolase, whose product MTERPDIRYPGPTLTTRLQWLLKAGPGDYMLAASVATASLPVIGKHLEPLGALTAAGIWGARHAPDFLNSTVKSLMAPNDAELKRRERDCTNEVTQAALSGVVSPKDLEIDWPAAERVPPVWKMREHRRHVHRTSVRYGPRPTQLLDVWRRDDLPNHPAPVLLFVPGGAWVHGSRMLQGYALMSHLAEMGWVCLSIDYRVAPHNPWPAHITDVKTAIAWARANVDKFGGDRDFVAVAGTSAGGHLAALAGLTANDPEMQCELPEGSDTSVDAVIGIYGRYDWEDRSTVERVRFVDFLERVVVRRKIAKHPDVFRKASPIARVHAEAPPFLVLHGTGDSVIPVAQARSFVDRLKEVSRSVVSYVELPGAGHGFDMTDGARTGAASTAIGLFLNHIHRNRSLIGAKEVI is encoded by the coding sequence ATGACGGAACGGCCGGACATCCGGTACCCCGGGCCCACCCTGACCACGCGTTTGCAGTGGTTGCTCAAGGCCGGTCCCGGCGACTACATGCTGGCCGCCAGCGTGGCCACCGCGTCCCTGCCGGTGATCGGCAAGCACCTGGAGCCGCTCGGCGCACTCACCGCCGCAGGCATCTGGGGTGCCCGGCACGCGCCGGACTTCCTGAACTCCACCGTCAAATCACTGATGGCGCCCAACGACGCCGAGCTCAAGCGGCGCGAACGGGACTGCACCAACGAGGTGACCCAGGCCGCCCTGAGCGGCGTCGTCTCGCCCAAGGACCTCGAGATCGACTGGCCGGCCGCCGAGCGCGTTCCGCCGGTGTGGAAGATGCGCGAGCACCGACGCCACGTGCACCGCACCTCGGTGCGCTACGGCCCGCGGCCCACCCAGCTGCTCGACGTGTGGCGCCGCGACGACCTGCCGAACCATCCGGCGCCGGTGCTGCTGTTCGTGCCCGGCGGAGCGTGGGTGCACGGCAGCCGCATGCTTCAGGGCTATGCGCTGATGTCCCACCTGGCCGAGATGGGCTGGGTGTGCCTGTCCATCGACTACCGGGTCGCCCCGCACAACCCCTGGCCGGCGCACATCACCGACGTCAAGACCGCGATTGCCTGGGCGCGTGCCAACGTTGACAAGTTCGGTGGCGACCGTGACTTCGTGGCGGTCGCCGGCACCTCGGCGGGCGGACACCTCGCGGCGCTGGCGGGCCTGACCGCGAACGACCCGGAGATGCAGTGCGAACTGCCCGAGGGGTCCGACACATCGGTCGACGCCGTGATCGGCATCTACGGCCGATACGACTGGGAGGACCGCTCGACGGTCGAACGCGTCCGGTTCGTCGACTTCCTCGAGCGGGTGGTGGTGCGACGCAAGATCGCCAAGCATCCCGACGTGTTCCGCAAGGCCTCGCCGATCGCCCGGGTGCATGCAGAAGCGCCGCCGTTCCTGGTGCTGCACGGCACCGGCGACAGCGTGATACCGGTGGCGCAGGCCCGCAGCTTCGTCGACCGGCTGAAGGAGGTGTCGCGCTCGGTGGTCAGCTACGTCGAGCTGCCCGGCGCCGGACACGGCTTCGACATGACCGACGGCGCCCGCACCGGCGCGGCGTCGACGGCAATCGGCTTGTTCCTCAATCACATTCATCGAAACCGAAGCCTCATCGGGGCCAAAGAGGTTATATAG